One genomic window of Salvia miltiorrhiza cultivar Shanhuang (shh) chromosome 4, IMPLAD_Smil_shh, whole genome shotgun sequence includes the following:
- the LOC131020210 gene encoding uncharacterized protein LOC131020210, giving the protein MAISTGLGISRLPSLSLRYPFRHCALQVRLGCAAASVEAFDDTENDKSFDNLSGRDACRKDWKKLKSEDLGIRTSKISRPTRVVLNGLKKRGFEVYLVGGCVRDLILRRVPKDFDVLTSAELKDVMRTFSRCEMIGRRFPICHVHIDDTIVEVSSFSTRATRYGRFLSLDPEKPVGCDEKDYIRWRNCLERDFTINGLMFDPYAKLIYDYTGGVNDIRKAKIRTIKPANLSLTEDCARILRAVRIAARLDFRLSRETALAVRRLSATVLRLDRGRLLMEVNYMLAYGSAEASLRSLWKLGLLEILLPIQAAYFVSNGFRRRDKRYNMLLSLCSNLDKLLAPDRPCHSSLWFAILAFHEALSTQPRDPLVVAAFSLAVHNGGDLSEALSIARRINKQHEISFEELLEPKYMESNVLLDEVKDLAASVRSALHHMTDDYFVSQAMAKYPKAPYSDVVFIPMALYLRVWKMFECVAGGREKGFVPKNGSKIDYELLAMGSLKEVRHAFARVVFDTIYPIDKYIDD; this is encoded by the exons ATGGCCATCTCAACCGGCCTGGGTATTTCTCGTCTTCCATCCCTCTCTCTCCGTTACCCTTTCCGCCACTGTGCTCTTCAG GTAAGGCTGGGCTGTGCTGCTGCTTCGGTTGAAGCATTCGACGATACGGAGAATGACAAAT CATTTGATAATTTGAGTGGTCGCGATGCATGTCGAAAGGATTGGAAGAAGTTGAAGTCTGAAGACCTTGGAATTAGGACTTCCAAAATTTCGAGGCCCACAAGAGTGGTTCTTAATGGCCTTAAAAAAAGAG GCTTTGAAGTATATCTAGTTGGAGGATGCGTAAGGGATCTAATATTGAGACGAGTGCCTAAAGATTTTGATGTATTAACCTCAGCCGAACTTAAAGAT GTGATGAGGACATTTTCTCGATGTGAGATGATTGGACGGCGGTTTCCTATCTGTCATGTGCACATTGATGATACTATTGTGGAG GTTTCAAGCTTTAGTACCCGTGCAACAAGGTACGGGAGGTTCTTGAGTTTGGACCCTGAGAAGCCTGTTGGCTGTGATGAGAAGGACTATATTCGCTGGAGAAACTGCCTTGAGAGGGATTTCACGATAAATGG ATTGATGTTTGACCCTTATGCAAAGTTGATATATGACTACACGGGTGGAGTAAATGACATCCGGAAAGCTAAG ATCCGGACCATCAAGCCTGCTAATCTTTCCTTGACTGAGGATTGTG CTCGTATTCTTCGTGCTGTCAGAATTGCTGCTCGATTGGATTTTAGACTTTCAAGGGAGACTGCTCTGGCAGTGAGAAGGTTATCTGCTACAGTTCTAAGGCTTGATCGG GGAAGGCTTCTCATGGAAGTCAACTACATGTTGGCTTATGGTTCCGCAGAGGCCTCATTGAGATCATTATGGAAGCTCGGTCTTTTGGAAATACTTCTGCCTATTCAG GCTGCCTATTTTGTCAGCAATGGTTTTCGCAGACGTGACAAGCGTTATAACATGCTTTTG TCTTTATGCTCCAACCTCGATAAACTTCTTGCCCCTGACAGACCATGTCACAGTAGCTTATG GTTTGCTATTCTAGCATTTCACGAAGCACTCTCGACACAACCAAGGGATCCTCTTGTAGTTGCTGCATTCAGCCTTGCAGTCCACAATGGCGGAGACCTATCAGAAGCTTTAAGCATTGCAAGACGTATCAATAAACAACATGAAATAAGTTTTGAGGAACTATTGGAACCGAAATACATGGAATCCAATGTGTTGTTGGATGAGGTTAAAGATTTAGCAGCTTCGGTCCGAAGTGCCCTTCACCATATGACAGATGATTATTTTGTCTCCCAGGCAATGGCTAAATATCCAAAAGCTCCGTATTCAGATGTT GTATTTATCCCAATGGCACTATACTTGAGGGTTTGGAAGATGTTTGAATGTGTTGCAGGTGGGAGGGAAAAGGGATTTGTACCAAAAAATGGTAGTAAGATCGACTATGAGTTGTTAGCTATGGGAAGTCTAAAGGAAGTTAGACATGCATTTGCAAGAGTCGTATTTGATACCATATACCCAATTGATAAGTACATAGATGATTAA
- the LOC131020211 gene encoding LOW QUALITY PROTEIN: mitochondrial phosphate carrier protein 3, mitochondrial-like (The sequence of the model RefSeq protein was modified relative to this genomic sequence to represent the inferred CDS: deleted 1 base in 1 codon), whose amino-acid sequence MVFPDRQPWIPSFLYEMPQDRPSTGGSFMIPAPNETKIAMFSPQYYAACTAGGIFSCGLTHMAVTPLDLVKCNMQINPAKYKSIGSGFGVLLREQGVKGFFRGWVPTLLGYSAQGACKFGFYEFFKKYYSDMAGPENAAKYKTFIFLAGSASAEVIADIALCPFEAVKVRVQTQPGFARGLADGLPKFIRAEGASGLYKGIVPLWGRQIPYTMMKFSTFENIVESIYKNAIPVPKDQCSKQLQLGVSFAGGYIAGVFCAIVSHPADNLVSFLNNAKGATVGDAVNKLGLWGLCTRGLPLRIVMIGTLTGAQWGIYDAFKVFVGLPTTGGGSPAPAKK is encoded by the exons ATGGTGTTCCCAGATCGGCAGCCATGGATCCCCAGTTTCCTCTACGAAATGCCGCAGGATCGGCCATCAACCGGCGGGAGCTTCATGATCCCAGCGCCCAACGAGACAAAGATAGCCATGTTCTCGCCCCAATACTACGCCGCATGCACCGCCGGTGGAATTTTCAGCTGCGGCCTCACTCACATGGCCGTCACCCCACTC GATCTCGTCAAGTGCAACATGCAG ATAAATCCTGCAAAATACAAGAGCATAGGTTCAGGTTTTGGAGTTCTCCTAAGGGAGCAAGGAGTGAAAGGTTTCTTCAGGGGCTGGGTGCCCACCCTGCTCGGCTACAGCGCCCAGGGAGCCTGCAAGTTCGGCTTCTACGAGTTCTTCAAGAAGTACTACTCCGACATGGCTGGCCCCGAGAACGCTGCCAAATATAAAACCTTCATCTTTCTCGCTGGCTCCGCCTCCGCTGAAGTCATCGCTGACATCGCCCTCTGCCCCTTTGAGGCCGTCAAGGTTCGCGTCCAGACTCAGCCTGGCTTCGCCCGAGGCCTCGCTGATGGCCTCCCCAAGTTCATCCGTGCTGAAGGAGCCTCAGG CCTTTACAAGGGGATTGTTCCGCTCTGGGGGCGCCAGATTCCAT ATACGATGATGAAGTTCTCCACCTTCGAGAACATTGTTGAGAGCATCTACAAGAACGCCATTCCAGTGCCCAAGGACCAGTGCAGCAAGCAGTTGCAGCTCGGAGTCAGCTTCGCTGGCGGATATATTGCAGGAGTATTCTGTGCTATTGTTTCACACCCTGCTGACAACTTGGTCTCCTTCCTCAACAATGCCAAAGGAGCCACAGTAGGCGAT GCTGTCAATAAGCTTGGCTTATGGGGTCTGTGCACGCGAGGACTCCCTCTTCGTATTGTCATGATCGGCACCCTCACTGGGGCGCAGTGGGGCATCTATGACGCATTCAAAGTCTTTGTTGGCCT GCCTACCACCGGTGGTGGCAGTCCAGCTCCTGCAAAAAAGTGA